The Cervus elaphus chromosome 22, mCerEla1.1, whole genome shotgun sequence genome has a window encoding:
- the PPARA gene encoding peroxisome proliferator-activated receptor alpha: MEMVDTESPIGPLSPLEADDLESPLSADFLQEMGTIQEISQSIGEDSSGSFSFTEYQYLGSGPGSDGSVITDTLSPASSPSSVSCPTVPGSTEESSSIALNIECRICGDKASGYHYGVHACEGCKGFFRRTIRLKLVYDKCDRSCKIQKKNRNKCQYCRFHKCLSVGMSHNAIRFGRMPRSEKAKLKAEILTCEHDLEDSETADLKSLAKRIYEAYLKNFNMNKVKARVILAGKTNNNPPFVIHDMETLCMAEKTLVAKLVANGIQNKEAEVRIFHCCQCTSVETVTELTEFAKSIPGFANLDLNDQVTLLKYGVYEAIFAMLSSVMNKDGMLVAYGNGFITREFLKSLRKPFCDIMEPKFDFAMKFNALELDDSDISLFVAAIICCGDRPGLLNVGHIEKMQEGIVHVLKLHLQNNHPDDVFLFPKLLQKMADLRQLVTEHAQLVQVIKKTESDAALHPLLQEIYRDMY; encoded by the exons ATGGAGATGGTGGACACAGAGAGCCCCATcggtcccctctccccactggaggCTGATGATCTGGAAAGCCCGCTCTCGGCAGACTTCCTACAAGAGATGGGAACCATTCAAGAGATTTCTCAGTCTATTGGGGAGGACAGTTCCGGAAGCTTCAGTTTTACAGAATACCAGTACTTAGGAAGTGGTCCAGGATCAGATGGCTCTGTTATTACAG ACACCCTGTCCCCGGCCTCGAGCCCCTCGTCCGTCTCCTGCCCCACGGTCCCTGGCAGCACTGAGGAGTCATCCAGTATCGCCCTGAACATCGAGTGTAGGATCTGTGGGGACAAAGCCTCCGGCTACCACTACGGCGTCCACGCGTGCGAGGGCTGCAAG GGTTTCTTTAGGCGAACGATTCGGCTGAAGCTGGTGTATGACAAATGTGACCGTAGTTGCAAGATTCAGAAGAAGAATCGGAATAAGTGCCAATACTGTCGTTTCCACAAGTGCCTTTCGGTTGGGATGTCCCATAATG CAATTCGGTTTGGACGAATGCCAAGATCTGAAAAAGCAAAATTGAAAGCAGAAATCCTCACGTGTGAACATGACCTAGAAGATTCCGAAACCGCAGATCTCAAGTCTCTGGCCAAGAGGATTTATGAGGCCTACTTGAAGAACTTCAACATGAACAAGGTCAAGGCCCGGGTCATCCTTGCCGGGAAGACCAACAACAATCCG CCTTTCGTCATCCATGACATGGAGACGCTGTGTATGGCCGAGAAGACCCTGGTGGCCAAGCTGGTGGCCAACGGCATCCAGAACAAGGAGGCGGAAGTCCGCATTTTCCATTGCTGCCAGTGCACGTCCGTGGAGACCGTCACTGAGCTCACGGAGTTCGCCAAGTCCATCCCGGGATTTGCAAACTTGGACTTGAATGACCAGGTCACTCTGCTGAAGTATGGTGTTTACGAAGCCATATTTGCCATGCTGTCTTCTGTGATGAATAAAGACGGGATGTTGGTAGCCTATGGGAATGGCTTCATAACCCGTGAATTCCTTAAAAGCCTAAGAAAACCCTTCTGTGATATCATGGAGCCCAAGTTCGACTTCGCGATGAAGTTCAATGCACTGGAGCTGGACGACAGTGATATCTCCCTCTTTGTGGCTGCTATCATTTGCTGTGGAG ATCGGCCGGGCCTCCTAAACGTGGGACACATTGAAAAAATGCAGGAGGGCATTGTGCACGTGCTCAAACTCCACCTACAGAACAACCATCCTGACGACGTCTTCCTCTTCCCAAAACTCCTGCAAAAGATGGCAGACCTGCGGCAGCTGGTCACGGAGCACGCGCAGCTGGTGCAGGTGATCAAGAAGACGGAGTCGGACGCCGCCCTGCACCCGCTGCTGCAGGAGATCTACAGGGACATGTACTGA